The following are from one region of the Pelagibaculum spongiae genome:
- a CDS encoding HypC/HybG/HupF family hydrogenase formation chaperone, translated as MCLAIPVKIESLVDGSDEMAVVSIDGIRREISVALIDDVQVGDYVILHTGYALSKLDEAEAQATIELMQQEHSPLIR; from the coding sequence ATGTGCCTAGCAATTCCAGTTAAAATAGAATCGCTCGTCGATGGAAGCGATGAAATGGCAGTAGTTTCTATAGATGGTATTCGCAGAGAAATCTCTGTTGCCTTAATCGATGATGTCCAAGTGGGTGATTACGTTATTTTGCACACTGGTTACGCGCTAAGCAAACTTGATGAAGCAGAAGCACAAGCGACCATCGAATTAATGCAGCAAGAACATTCACCGTTAATACGGTAA
- a CDS encoding prepilin-type N-terminal cleavage/methylation domain-containing protein: MKLFKGFTLIEIMITLAVLGILTVIAVPSYQYYISRAKAAEVAVFVSNNKAIIEEFAAVTLRFPLPHNSGIGRIIEKNDLVIESSARLTIDSQGVAKTVIFFSVENQNRYNELFIYVPTLLKSNPGHVVWECRLASVSAQKKPIYAPVECY, translated from the coding sequence ATGAAGTTATTCAAGGGTTTCACGTTAATTGAAATAATGATTACATTGGCTGTCTTAGGCATTTTGACGGTTATAGCAGTCCCATCTTACCAATATTATATTTCACGGGCAAAAGCGGCAGAAGTTGCTGTTTTTGTTTCTAATAATAAAGCGATTATTGAAGAGTTTGCAGCGGTTACGCTGAGATTCCCTCTGCCGCATAATTCTGGCATAGGCAGGATTATAGAAAAAAATGATTTAGTGATAGAGTCATCTGCAAGGCTGACTATTGATAGCCAGGGCGTGGCTAAAACTGTGATTTTCTTTTCTGTCGAAAATCAAAATAGGTATAATGAACTTTTTATTTATGTGCCAACTCTTCTCAAATCGAATCCAGGCCATGTAGTCTGGGAGTGTCGATTGGCTAGCGTGAGCGCACAAAAAAAACCAATCTATGCTCCAGTGGAATGTTATTAA
- the phaR gene encoding polyhydroxyalkanoate synthesis repressor PhaR, whose amino-acid sequence MTEQPSHRIIKKYPNRRLYDTTESRYITIEAVRQLVLDRVPFKIIGTKNGEDLTHTVLLQIISEQEDSGHPVFSTEVLENVIRSYGNSMQDGMRDFLDQSMNFFVGQQQQFQQDLNRQVNQAIDTPLKVAQEITERNFEMWTQFQNSLFSTNKKDDTKDGK is encoded by the coding sequence ATGACTGAGCAACCTTCTCATCGCATTATCAAGAAGTATCCCAATCGTCGCCTCTACGACACAACTGAGAGTCGCTACATCACCATTGAAGCGGTGCGACAGCTGGTACTGGATCGAGTACCTTTTAAAATCATCGGCACCAAAAACGGTGAAGACCTAACTCACACTGTGTTGTTACAAATTATCAGTGAGCAGGAAGATTCGGGACATCCGGTATTTTCAACCGAAGTACTGGAAAATGTGATTCGTTCTTATGGCAACTCAATGCAAGACGGCATGCGAGACTTTCTCGATCAGAGCATGAATTTCTTCGTTGGCCAGCAGCAACAGTTCCAGCAAGATCTAAATCGACAGGTAAACCAAGCAATCGATACGCCATTAAAAGTGGCCCAAGAGATCACCGAACGTAACTTTGAGATGTGGACACAGTTCCAAAACAGCCTGTTCTCAACTAACAAGAAAGACGATACAAAAGACGGCAAATAA
- the ttcA gene encoding tRNA 2-thiocytidine(32) synthetase TtcA, with product MTDDLIKAKEDKTAFTKLQKRLRRNVGKAIEDFAMIEAGDRVMVCLSGGKDSYAMLDILMQLRDSAPIDFELIAVNLDQKQPDFPEDILPTYLKNRGVPFHIIERDTYSVVQRVVAEGKTTCSLCSRLRRGTLYGFAEAHKIDKIALGHHRDDMIETLFLNLFYGGKLKSMPPKLLSDDQKNVVIRPLAYCKEEDLIRFADYKQFPIIPCNLCGSQPKLQRQVIKQMLHDWDEQHPGRMANIFKAITNVAPSQLADRNLYNFTDLKLNRPDDSAGDTDPFQPEIFDNLPVDQTGQQVLEQPIVFDPAASH from the coding sequence ATGACAGACGATCTTATCAAGGCAAAAGAAGATAAAACCGCTTTTACTAAGCTGCAAAAACGCTTGCGGCGAAATGTTGGCAAGGCCATTGAAGATTTTGCCATGATCGAAGCGGGCGATCGGGTGATGGTGTGTTTATCTGGCGGCAAGGATTCCTATGCCATGCTGGATATTCTGATGCAACTGCGCGATAGCGCACCGATCGACTTTGAGCTGATTGCTGTCAATTTGGATCAAAAGCAGCCGGATTTCCCTGAAGATATTTTGCCAACTTATCTGAAAAATCGGGGCGTGCCGTTTCATATTATTGAGCGTGATACCTACAGCGTGGTGCAGCGAGTGGTTGCCGAAGGCAAAACCACCTGTAGCTTATGCTCGCGGTTACGCCGCGGCACCTTGTATGGTTTTGCTGAAGCACACAAAATCGATAAGATCGCTTTAGGTCACCATCGCGACGATATGATTGAAACGCTGTTTTTGAACCTATTTTACGGTGGCAAGTTAAAGTCGATGCCGCCAAAGCTACTCAGTGACGATCAAAAGAATGTGGTGATTCGACCACTGGCATATTGTAAAGAAGAAGATTTGATTCGCTTTGCTGATTACAAGCAATTCCCGATTATCCCTTGCAACCTGTGTGGCTCCCAGCCGAAATTACAGCGACAAGTGATTAAGCAAATGCTCCATGACTGGGATGAACAACACCCGGGTAGAATGGCCAATATCTTCAAGGCGATCACTAATGTGGCGCCTAGCCAGTTAGCTGACCGCAATCTGTATAACTTCACCGATTTAAAGTTGAATCGACCTGATGATAGCGCAGGCGATACAGACCCATTCCAACCGGAAATTTTTGACAACTTGCCGGTTGACCAAACAGGTCAGCAAGTTTTAGAACAACCGATTGTATTTGATCCGGCAGCAAGTCATTAA
- a CDS encoding nuclear transport factor 2 family protein gives MLAGILFRRVSLSFLTTILVFGVMASNTAMAEGSLTSADVSRYYQALSTHQIDLVGSFYDQNITYEDVATGESTKGNAAAIAFVKKFLEATPGVKVETQKVVVAANFATVEWLMSAGKGKNAWNVRGVSVIEHSNGKMTRVSDYWNN, from the coding sequence ATGTTGGCGGGTATTTTATTTCGAAGGGTTTCATTGAGCTTTTTAACCACGATATTGGTGTTTGGGGTGATGGCTTCGAATACTGCAATGGCGGAAGGCTCTTTAACTTCTGCAGATGTTAGTCGTTATTATCAAGCCCTTAGTACGCATCAAATTGATTTAGTCGGTAGTTTTTATGATCAAAACATTACCTATGAAGATGTTGCAACAGGAGAATCGACTAAAGGCAATGCAGCGGCCATCGCATTCGTCAAAAAATTCCTTGAGGCAACGCCTGGAGTGAAAGTTGAAACGCAAAAGGTGGTGGTGGCGGCAAACTTTGCAACCGTAGAATGGCTGATGAGCGCCGGTAAGGGTAAAAATGCATGGAATGTACGCGGGGTGTCAGTGATTGAACATAGTAATGGAAAAATGACTAGAGTCTCGGATTACTGGAATAATTAA
- a CDS encoding OmpP1/FadL family transporter: MYLNARQSAIALLISALVVPAGATYAAALAAPSISISALGNANAGAAAIDDASAQFYNPAALSWLNRQQFTFSLMVADANVNFTNGTSQGTSETIAGAPISGGDEGDPVKATPVPMAYYAYPINDQLTAGLGISAPYTIAGHFSEDWIGRYDGIESQTIALNINPAISWKPTNQMSFGFGVSGQYFSLQRRKAADQIAGVHFIANTLADDQLKAAPIQNGCKSMTDCSDAKNPEEAKRKLDLAVKNIESIRNGVNKSLDDLVGANDANNDGEVAFEGDDFSFGYNLGMMYQPNRSHRFGFAYRSQIKHQIKGKLDWTVSENATKIKDIGDLVHLVLDEVLFVDSKAEAQMTTPATASLHSYHQISPNLSLLSDLTWTEWSVIQEIRVNILSLLNDSLTPANLKNTLRLSLASNYQYSPSLLLRAGYAFDQSPVQDEYRSPSLPDSDRQMLSVGAAWQLSKTQTIDFAGSMILFKTAEVNYNDWAGQDTPPPALGEGGFTGSKHTTRGTFESQAWLLGVQYNHKF; the protein is encoded by the coding sequence GTGTATTTAAATGCCCGACAATCAGCAATAGCGCTTTTAATTAGCGCACTTGTCGTGCCCGCAGGGGCAACTTACGCCGCAGCACTGGCAGCACCCAGCATCAGTATTAGCGCCTTAGGAAATGCTAATGCCGGTGCCGCTGCAATCGATGATGCTTCGGCGCAATTTTACAACCCTGCGGCACTTTCTTGGCTCAATCGACAGCAATTTACTTTTTCATTGATGGTGGCGGATGCCAATGTCAATTTTACTAATGGCACGTCTCAAGGCACATCAGAAACAATCGCAGGCGCACCAATTTCAGGTGGTGATGAAGGCGATCCGGTAAAAGCGACGCCGGTTCCGATGGCTTATTATGCTTACCCCATCAATGATCAACTCACTGCCGGATTAGGTATTAGCGCACCCTATACGATAGCGGGACATTTCAGTGAAGACTGGATTGGCCGCTATGACGGTATAGAATCACAAACCATTGCCCTTAACATCAACCCAGCTATTTCATGGAAGCCGACCAACCAGATGTCATTTGGCTTTGGTGTTAGTGGTCAGTATTTCTCACTACAAAGAAGAAAAGCAGCCGATCAAATTGCCGGTGTACATTTTATTGCCAATACCCTTGCAGACGATCAGCTCAAAGCAGCACCAATACAGAATGGCTGCAAAAGCATGACCGATTGTTCGGATGCAAAAAATCCTGAAGAAGCAAAAAGAAAGTTAGATCTTGCGGTAAAAAATATCGAAAGCATTCGTAACGGCGTTAATAAATCCCTCGACGATCTAGTTGGCGCCAACGATGCAAACAATGATGGTGAAGTTGCTTTTGAAGGAGATGATTTCTCCTTTGGTTATAACCTTGGCATGATGTATCAGCCGAATCGCAGTCATCGATTTGGTTTTGCCTATCGCTCACAAATCAAACACCAAATCAAAGGAAAGCTGGACTGGACCGTTTCTGAAAATGCAACAAAAATAAAAGACATCGGCGACTTGGTACATTTAGTATTAGATGAAGTTTTATTCGTTGATAGTAAAGCCGAAGCTCAAATGACGACACCGGCGACTGCCAGCCTTCATAGCTATCATCAAATCAGCCCCAACCTGTCACTATTATCTGATCTTACCTGGACTGAATGGTCTGTAATTCAAGAAATCCGGGTTAACATTCTCAGCCTACTAAACGACAGTTTAACTCCAGCTAATTTAAAAAATACACTACGCCTGTCACTAGCGAGTAATTACCAATATTCACCCTCACTGTTATTGCGTGCCGGTTATGCATTTGACCAGTCGCCGGTGCAAGATGAGTATCGCTCGCCTTCCCTGCCAGATTCTGATCGACAGATGCTCTCTGTGGGTGCGGCTTGGCAGCTATCAAAAACTCAAACAATAGACTTCGCTGGCAGCATGATTTTATTCAAAACTGCCGAAGTGAATTATAACGATTGGGCCGGCCAAGATACGCCACCACCCGCATTAGGTGAAGGTGGCTTCACAGGCAGCAAACATACCACCCGAGGCACGTTTGAATCTCAGGCATGGTTGCTTGGCGTTCAATACAACCACAAGTTCTAA
- a CDS encoding phasin family protein codes for MARKTPQTQPNPWDFFGQSELSKTVFNQFFELGSLNAKMAESLTTRHIEAANQMMETTLKQMEKLNAAKQPADFFQLQGELGKTQSDISAEMAQQMFEQMLEYSSEVNHWAEDQIEKIHK; via the coding sequence ATGGCAAGAAAAACACCACAAACCCAGCCCAATCCATGGGATTTTTTTGGACAATCTGAATTAAGCAAAACCGTATTTAATCAATTCTTCGAACTAGGCAGCCTGAACGCTAAAATGGCCGAGTCATTAACCACTCGCCATATTGAAGCCGCCAATCAGATGATGGAAACCACGCTCAAGCAGATGGAAAAATTAAATGCTGCCAAGCAGCCAGCTGACTTTTTCCAACTACAGGGTGAATTAGGTAAAACTCAATCCGATATCAGTGCAGAAATGGCACAGCAAATGTTTGAGCAAATGCTTGAGTATTCTTCTGAAGTCAATCATTGGGCGGAAGATCAGATTGAGAAGATACATAAATAA
- a CDS encoding YchJ family protein, which translates to MSQCPCGSSRQLEQCCLPFIKGEQQPQTAEQLMRSRYSAYTLVEVDYLIDTVCADKKHEHTAEAIKQWAEASEWLALEIIECQGGGADDSEGTVEFMATYKEDGTPRHHHELAQFRKDDGQWKFFDGLPAKPRQIKRDEPKVGRNDPCSCGSGKKFKKCCGR; encoded by the coding sequence ATGAGCCAGTGTCCTTGCGGATCTTCTCGCCAGTTGGAACAGTGCTGTTTGCCATTCATCAAAGGCGAGCAACAGCCACAAACCGCTGAGCAGCTGATGCGTTCACGCTATAGTGCTTACACTCTGGTTGAAGTGGATTACTTGATCGATACGGTTTGCGCCGACAAAAAGCATGAGCACACAGCGGAAGCCATTAAGCAATGGGCAGAAGCTTCTGAGTGGTTAGCGCTAGAGATTATTGAATGCCAGGGCGGTGGCGCTGACGATAGCGAAGGTACCGTTGAGTTCATGGCAACCTATAAAGAAGACGGCACACCACGCCATCACCATGAATTAGCGCAATTCCGTAAAGATGATGGTCAATGGAAATTCTTCGACGGTTTGCCAGCCAAACCTCGCCAGATCAAACGTGATGAGCCAAAAGTTGGCCGTAACGATCCTTGTTCTTGCGGTAGTGGCAAAAAATTCAAGAAGTGTTGTGGTCGCTAG
- the hypF gene encoding carbamoyltransferase HypF, with the protein MKWQIQGFAIKGIVQGVGFRPFVFNLAKQCDCSGDVCNNGLGVEIRLCGQQKNIDLFIQRLQSELPRLARINQIQSLPENQLDIESFSEVIESVKNNQPAIFAIRATPQKIANSAENNQKISTLISPDASLCDDCRSELLDPKNPRYRYPFINCTHCGPRYTIIADLPYDRPFTTMAGFELCKSCQQEYSDPQDRRFHAQPNACNTCGPQLSLLNNQGQPIDGDPIEQTLERLRQGEILAIKGLGGFHLVCDANNADAVAKLRARKHRPAKPFAVMAANTASLERWVTINPSTADLLKSAQAPIVLCQKQSQIELQINGVADGLNQLGVMLPYTPIHWLLFHQAAGQPATEAWLNQPQDLLLVMTSANPSGEPLVIDNREAINRLSNIADYFLLHDRDILIRNDDPLLIAGTEQQPSIMIRRGRGYAPAPVFLPKLLNKNNDLNILATGSYLKNSICYSQGEMAHFSQHIGDLNCVGNIEFQKEIYRHLSQAYQMQPDIVIADSHPESPAVRFAQQISQQLNIPLLQVQHHHAHIAAVMAEYQLAQPVIGLALDGLGFGGQSLDISQVADNKSLLGGELLLVNADGCQHLGGLQPLALPGGDAAAKAPWRMAASVLFSTGNSQQIKSRFKDFAAAAFTETMLQKQLNCPKTSSMGRLFDACASLLNICQVNSFEAEAASKLEAAAAKDASQSNSAAASEQPTSLARITSSSSQPFVLDLLPIFNVLIQSSIPPISISRQNQLAYWFHQQLIEALARWVISASKKTGIKDICLSGGCFLNQILAQGLQQKLQQLGFNVYLPICHPVNDGSISLGQLYAARMHLNKVQPQQHKVSGDK; encoded by the coding sequence ATGAAATGGCAAATACAAGGATTTGCAATTAAAGGCATCGTACAAGGGGTCGGCTTTCGTCCCTTTGTATTTAATTTAGCCAAACAATGTGATTGTTCGGGTGATGTCTGCAACAACGGGCTCGGAGTAGAGATTCGTCTTTGTGGTCAGCAGAAAAATATTGACCTGTTTATTCAACGTTTACAAAGTGAACTACCTCGTTTGGCTCGAATTAACCAAATTCAATCACTACCAGAAAACCAGCTAGATATTGAGTCATTTTCTGAAGTCATTGAATCGGTAAAAAACAATCAGCCAGCGATTTTCGCAATTCGAGCAACACCGCAAAAAATAGCGAATTCAGCAGAAAACAATCAGAAAATCAGCACATTAATTAGCCCGGACGCTTCATTGTGCGATGACTGCCGTAGCGAATTACTCGACCCGAAAAACCCACGCTACCGTTATCCTTTTATAAATTGCACCCATTGCGGCCCGCGTTACACCATTATTGCTGACTTACCTTACGACCGACCATTTACCACTATGGCCGGCTTTGAATTATGTAAAAGTTGCCAGCAAGAATATTCTGATCCGCAAGATCGGCGTTTCCATGCCCAGCCCAATGCTTGCAATACTTGCGGGCCACAGCTTAGCTTGCTGAATAATCAGGGTCAGCCAATCGATGGCGATCCAATCGAACAAACCCTTGAACGATTACGTCAGGGCGAGATTCTGGCAATAAAAGGTTTGGGTGGTTTCCACTTGGTTTGCGACGCAAATAATGCCGATGCAGTGGCTAAATTGCGCGCTCGTAAACATCGCCCAGCTAAACCTTTTGCGGTAATGGCTGCGAACACCGCGTCCCTTGAGCGTTGGGTTACAATAAATCCATCGACTGCAGATTTATTAAAATCAGCACAAGCGCCGATTGTTTTATGTCAAAAACAGTCACAAATAGAACTACAAATTAACGGCGTTGCCGATGGTTTAAACCAACTCGGCGTAATGCTGCCATATACCCCGATTCATTGGTTGTTATTTCACCAAGCAGCCGGTCAACCGGCGACTGAAGCATGGCTAAACCAGCCGCAGGATTTGTTATTGGTTATGACCAGCGCCAATCCTTCAGGTGAACCACTGGTGATCGACAATCGAGAAGCAATCAATCGGTTATCTAATATTGCTGATTACTTTTTATTGCATGACCGGGATATTTTAATTCGTAACGATGACCCGCTATTAATCGCCGGCACTGAGCAACAGCCATCAATCATGATTCGTCGCGGCAGGGGTTATGCACCGGCACCGGTATTTTTGCCAAAATTATTAAATAAAAATAACGATTTAAATATTCTAGCCACCGGCAGTTATCTAAAAAACAGCATCTGTTATAGCCAAGGCGAAATGGCTCATTTCAGCCAACACATTGGCGATTTGAATTGTGTCGGCAATATTGAATTTCAAAAAGAAATCTATCGTCATTTAAGTCAGGCTTATCAAATGCAGCCCGACATTGTTATCGCTGACAGTCATCCAGAAAGCCCTGCAGTTCGCTTTGCCCAACAAATAAGCCAACAGCTGAATATTCCGTTGTTACAAGTTCAGCATCACCATGCACATATTGCCGCGGTGATGGCTGAATATCAGTTAGCGCAACCGGTGATTGGCCTTGCGCTTGATGGCTTAGGCTTTGGCGGCCAGTCGTTAGATATCAGTCAAGTTGCTGATAACAAAAGTTTGCTTGGCGGAGAATTGCTATTAGTAAATGCCGATGGCTGCCAACATTTGGGCGGCCTACAACCTTTAGCATTACCCGGCGGTGATGCCGCAGCCAAAGCGCCATGGCGAATGGCGGCATCGGTTTTATTTTCCACCGGCAATTCACAACAAATTAAATCTCGCTTTAAAGATTTTGCCGCTGCAGCCTTTACCGAAACCATGCTACAGAAACAGCTAAACTGCCCAAAAACCAGTTCAATGGGTCGCTTATTTGACGCTTGCGCTTCATTGTTAAATATTTGCCAGGTTAATAGTTTTGAAGCCGAAGCAGCCAGCAAACTAGAAGCCGCTGCAGCCAAAGATGCCAGCCAGTCAAATTCTGCCGCAGCTTCAGAACAACCGACTAGTTTAGCCAGAATTACCTCTAGCAGTTCACAGCCTTTTGTACTGGATTTGCTGCCAATATTTAATGTTCTGATTCAGTCAAGTATTCCTCCGATAAGCATTAGCCGACAAAATCAATTGGCCTACTGGTTCCACCAGCAACTGATTGAAGCACTGGCTCGCTGGGTGATCTCTGCTAGCAAAAAAACCGGCATTAAAGATATTTGTTTATCTGGCGGCTGTTTTTTAAATCAAATACTCGCCCAGGGACTGCAACAAAAACTGCAGCAACTTGGGTTTAATGTTTACTTGCCGATTTGCCATCCGGTGAATGACGGCTCAATTAGTTTAGGTCAGCTTTATGCTGCTCGAATGCACTTAAATAAAGTGCAACCTCAGCAACATAAAGTATCAGGAGATAAATAA
- a CDS encoding hydrogenase maturation nickel metallochaperone HypA/HybF: protein MHEMSLAEGVLQIIEDHRAQNSFNQVTELWLEIGQMSGVEAGAMEFCLQSVLRGTVAEHAKVVITRPEGKGLCISCNKEVPMLQRYDPCCECGNFGLQPIAGTEMQLKELLVD from the coding sequence ATGCATGAAATGTCATTAGCCGAAGGCGTATTACAAATTATTGAAGATCATCGGGCACAAAACAGCTTTAACCAAGTCACTGAGCTTTGGCTGGAGATTGGCCAAATGTCGGGTGTTGAAGCCGGTGCCATGGAGTTTTGCTTACAAAGCGTTTTACGTGGCACGGTTGCCGAGCATGCCAAAGTGGTGATCACTCGTCCCGAAGGAAAAGGTTTGTGTATCAGTTGTAATAAAGAAGTGCCTATGCTGCAGCGTTACGACCCTTGTTGTGAATGCGGTAATTTTGGTCTTCAGCCAATTGCCGGCACTGAAATGCAATTGAAAGAATTATTGGTAGATTAA
- the hypD gene encoding hydrogenase formation protein HypD: MKYIDEYRDPDLAKKIVADIKNEVDPNRQYRFMEFCGGHTHAFFRFGVPDLLPDNLKLVHGPGCPVCVLPMSRLDLAIELAEKPNVILCSYGDMMRVPGSGRKSLLTARSNGADVRMVYSALDAIRLAQENPQREVVFFGIGFETTTPPSALLLKQAEKLGIENLSLFCNHLLTPSAIASILDSPEIRDLDRLKLDGFLGPAHVSTVIGCQPFEYFASEYQKPVVIAGFEPVDLLQAVLMLVRQVNDGRHEIENEYARAVTHHGNQKAKAIVAECFELKKTFEWRGLGYVPYSGLKIKKQFSKFDAEVKFSLQAKEAKENRACECPGILRGVKEPQDCKLFGKVCTPDHPIGACMVSSEGACAAWYRYRRNNM, encoded by the coding sequence ATGAAATATATTGATGAATACCGCGACCCAGATTTAGCAAAAAAAATAGTTGCCGATATTAAGAATGAAGTCGATCCCAATCGACAATATCGGTTTATGGAATTTTGTGGTGGCCATACCCATGCATTTTTTCGTTTTGGTGTGCCTGATTTATTGCCAGACAATTTAAAGTTGGTTCACGGCCCTGGCTGCCCGGTTTGCGTATTACCGATGAGTCGACTCGATTTAGCTATCGAGCTTGCTGAAAAACCAAACGTTATCTTGTGCTCCTACGGCGACATGATGCGAGTACCCGGCTCTGGCCGTAAAAGCTTGCTAACTGCACGCTCTAATGGCGCCGATGTTCGAATGGTTTATTCAGCACTCGATGCCATTCGCTTAGCCCAAGAAAACCCGCAACGCGAAGTAGTATTTTTCGGTATTGGCTTTGAAACCACCACACCACCTTCGGCATTATTACTGAAGCAAGCTGAAAAACTAGGCATCGAAAACTTATCATTATTTTGCAACCATCTGCTGACACCTTCAGCGATCGCCAGCATTCTTGATTCACCAGAAATTCGTGATCTTGATCGACTGAAACTGGATGGTTTCTTAGGCCCTGCCCATGTATCTACGGTTATTGGCTGTCAGCCTTTTGAGTATTTTGCCAGCGAATATCAAAAACCTGTGGTGATTGCAGGCTTTGAACCGGTTGATTTATTACAAGCTGTTTTAATGCTAGTTCGGCAAGTTAATGATGGCCGACACGAAATAGAAAATGAATATGCCCGAGCAGTTACTCACCACGGCAATCAAAAAGCAAAAGCAATAGTCGCCGAATGCTTTGAGCTTAAGAAAACCTTTGAATGGCGTGGACTAGGATACGTACCCTACTCTGGCTTAAAGATTAAAAAACAATTTTCAAAGTTTGATGCTGAAGTTAAATTTTCATTGCAAGCCAAAGAAGCCAAAGAGAATCGCGCCTGTGAATGCCCCGGTATTTTACGTGGAGTGAAAGAACCTCAAGATTGTAAGTTATTTGGCAAGGTCTGTACGCCAGATCACCCCATTGGGGCTTGCATGGTGTCATCCGAAGGCGCTTGTGCCGCTTGGTATCGATACCGCCGTAATAATATGTAA
- the hypB gene encoding hydrogenase nickel incorporation protein HypB has translation MCTTCGCGGDAAIIEGHTHSHVHSHSEQPTSKAEPVAAQHSHAPGMEGQRALKIEQDLLARNNRYAHINRHKFADRGLLALNLVSSPGSGKTSLLTETIELLKESIPCAVIEGDQQTTNDAERIRATGAPAIQINTGKGCHLDAHMVGHALEDLAVKNGGFLFIENVGNLVCPAEFDLGENARVVILSVTEGEDKPIKYPDIFANADLMILTKTDLLPHLDFDVEQCIDYARRIRPELKVLQLSSKTGEGMQQWTDWLKHQLSHQLEHKRQHLAEELAEVENQLKAIG, from the coding sequence ATGTGCACTACTTGCGGTTGCGGCGGCGACGCTGCGATTATCGAAGGTCACACTCACAGCCATGTTCATTCACATTCTGAACAACCTACTAGTAAGGCTGAACCAGTGGCAGCGCAACATAGCCATGCACCGGGCATGGAAGGTCAGCGCGCCTTAAAAATTGAACAAGATTTATTGGCCAGAAATAATCGCTACGCCCATATTAATCGACATAAATTTGCCGACAGAGGTTTATTAGCACTCAATTTAGTTTCTAGCCCAGGCTCAGGGAAAACCAGCCTACTGACAGAAACCATTGAATTATTGAAGGAAAGCATTCCTTGCGCAGTAATCGAAGGTGACCAACAAACCACCAATGATGCCGAGCGTATTCGTGCCACCGGCGCACCAGCAATTCAAATCAATACCGGAAAAGGCTGCCATTTAGACGCCCATATGGTCGGCCACGCATTGGAAGATCTTGCAGTAAAGAACGGCGGCTTTCTATTTATTGAAAACGTTGGCAATCTGGTTTGCCCTGCCGAATTTGATTTAGGCGAGAATGCTCGAGTGGTTATTTTATCGGTCACTGAAGGTGAAGATAAACCGATTAAATACCCAGATATTTTTGCTAATGCCGATTTAATGATTTTAACCAAAACCGATTTATTACCGCATCTGGATTTTGATGTTGAACAGTGCATCGATTATGCCCGCCGCATTCGACCAGAACTAAAAGTTTTGCAGTTATCATCAAAAACTGGCGAAGGCATGCAACAGTGGACTGATTGGTTGAAGCATCAACTGTCGCACCAGCTTGAGCACAAACGTCAGCATCTGGCTGAAGAACTGGCAGAAGTCGAAAACCAGTTAAAGGCGATCGGTTAA